One Streptomyces formicae genomic window, CGCCTTCGCCGCGGCCTTCCTGATCCGCCCGCTGGGCGGCATGGTCTTCGGCCCGCTCGGCGACCGCGTGGGCCGCCAGAAGGTGCTCGCCCTCACCATGATCATGATGGCGGCGGGCACGTTCGCGATCGGCCTGATCCCCTCGTACGCCACGATCGGCGTCTGGGCACCGATCATGCTCCTGCTCGCCCGCCTGGTGCAGGGCTTCTCCACGGGCGGCGAGTACGCCGGTGCCTCCACGTTCATCGCGGAGTACGCCCCCGACAAGAAGCGCGGCTTCCTCGGCAGCTGGCTGGAGTTCGGCACGCTCGCGGGCTACATCGGTGGCGCGGGCCTCGTCACCCTGATGACGGCGCTGCTCTCCTCCGACGACCTGCTCTCCTGGGGCTGGCGCATCCCGTTCCTCATTGCGGGTCCGATGGGCCTGATCGGCCTCTACCTGCGCATGAAACTCGAAGAGACCCCGGCGTTCGCCGCCGAGCTGGAGAAGGCCCACAAGAACGAGCAGACCCGCGCCAAGGTGCGGCTGCGCGACATGGTGACGGGCCAGTGGAAGGCCCTGCTCCTCTGCATGGGCCTGGTCCTGGTCTTCAACGTCACCGACTACATGCTGCTCTCGTACATGCCCAGCTACCTCACCAGCGAGCTGAAGTACGACGAGACGCACGGCCTCCTGGTCATCCTGGCCGTGATGGCGCTGATGATGTGCGTCCAGCCGTTCGCCGGCGCCCTCACCGACCGCGTCGGCCGCCGCCCGGTGATCGCCGCGGGCTGCGCGGGCTTCTTCCTGCTCTCCGTCCCCGCCCTCCTCCTGATCCGCGAGGGCTCCCTCTGGGCGATCGCCCTCGGCCTCGGCGCGCTCGGCCTCCTCCTGGTCTGCTTCACGGCCTCGATGCCGTCGACCCTCCCCGCGCTCTTCCCCACGAAGGTCCGCTACGGCTCCCTCTCGATCGGCTTCAACATCTCCGTCTCGATCTTCGGCGGCACGACCCCCCTGGTGGTCACGGCCCTGATCGGCGCGACCGGCGACAAGATGATGCCCGCGTACTACATGATGGCCGCGGCGGTGATCGGCGGAATAGCGGTCTGGTTCATGACGGAATCGGCCCGCGCCCCACTGCCGGGTTCGCCTCCGGCGGTGGAAACGGAGAGGGAGGCGATGGCCCTGAGGCGCACATCCAGCCCCTCCGGCGATTGAGGAACGGGGCCCGGGCGGGGCAAATTCAGCCCCTCCGGCGATTGAGGAGCGGGGTCCGGGGCAGAGCCCCGAGGCACGGCACCCGGCTCCAAGTGCCCGAGGGAGGCAAATTCAGCCCCTCCGGCGATTGAGGAGCGGGGTCCGGGGCGGAGCCCCGAGGCATGGCACCCGCCTCCAGCAGCCCGAGGGAGGCACAGACTCACCCCCACCGACCCCAGCATGCGCACCCCCACTGACAATCGACCGCTCCCCCAGTAGCCTCCTTAGGGAAACTAACTAGGCAGTCGAAGGGAACGTACGCACCACATGACTCAGCAACAGTGGAACTCCGTCGACGACTACTTCACCGGCCTCCTCACCCCGCACGACGACGCCCTGACCGCCGCCCTGCGCGACAGCGACGAGGCCGGACTCCCGCACATCAACGTCGCCCCGAACCAGGGCAAACTGCTCCAGCTGCTCGCCCAGATCCAGGGCGCCCGCCGCATCCTGGAGATCGGCACGCTCGGCGGCTACAGCACCATCTGGCTGGGCCGCGCACTGCCCGAAGACGGCCACCTCGTCACCCTCGAATACAGCCCCGAGCACGCCTCCGTGGCCCGCGGCAACCTCGCCCGCGCCGGACTCGACAAGCTCGCGGAGGTCCGCGTCGGCCCCGCCCTCGACTCGCTCACCGCGCTCGCCGCCGAGCACCCCGAGCCCTTCGACCTCGTCTTCATCGACGCGGACAAGGCCAACAACCCGCACTACGTGGAGTGGGCGCTCGAACTCACCCGCCCCGGCAGCCTGATCGTCCTCGACAACGTCGTCCGCGGCGGCGCCGTCACGGACGGCACCAGCACCGACGCGAGCGTGCGGGGCACCCGCGCCGCGCTGGAACTCATGGCGAACCACCCGAAGTTGAGCGCCACAGCGCTGCAGACGGTGGGCACCAAGGGGTACGACGGCTTCGCGCTGGCCCGCGTGAGCGACTGACCGACCGCCCGCACCGGGGGCGACCACCTCGCCCCCTCTCACGCTCAACTCTCGTGGAAGAAGCCCACGTTCACGCTGCGCGGCCCCCACCTGTCCTGGATGACGACCTCGCCGGAACCGCCTCGGGGAAGCGGTTCCGTCGCCCCGTACGCGAGGGGCCGCGCCACTCCCTGCGACACCACCCGCACCTCGGACGCCGGGTCGGAGTTCGAGCCGCGCAGCCAGGTCACCGCCCAGACCCCGTCGGGCCCGCAGCGGAACTCCAGGTGCGCCCGCGAGACGAACAGCCAGTCGTCGGGCGTCACGAGCCCGCACACGCCCCGGTCACGCCCCACCCGCAGCACCGCGCCCGGCTCGCTCGACGCGTCGGCCATGTGCATGCCCGCGGTCGCACCGGAATCGGCCCCGGACACCGAGGCCATGGTCAGCTCCAGCACGTACGTACGCTCCTTCGACTCACGCCACAC contains:
- a CDS encoding O-methyltransferase, producing the protein MTQQQWNSVDDYFTGLLTPHDDALTAALRDSDEAGLPHINVAPNQGKLLQLLAQIQGARRILEIGTLGGYSTIWLGRALPEDGHLVTLEYSPEHASVARGNLARAGLDKLAEVRVGPALDSLTALAAEHPEPFDLVFIDADKANNPHYVEWALELTRPGSLIVLDNVVRGGAVTDGTSTDASVRGTRAALELMANHPKLSATALQTVGTKGYDGFALARVSD
- a CDS encoding FHA domain-containing protein: MLELTMASVSGADSGATAGMHMADASSEPGAVLRVGRDRGVCGLVTPDDWLFVSRAHLEFRCGPDGVWAVTWLRGSNSDPASEVRVVSQGVARPLAYGATEPLPRGGSGEVVIQDRWGPRSVNVGFFHES
- the proP gene encoding glycine betaine/L-proline transporter ProP; translation: MVSATAIAPSETGAAARPRHGTAQDVTVTDPAMVKRAVKAAALGNAMEWFDFGVYSYIAVTLGKVFFPSGNPTAQLLSTFGAFAAAFLIRPLGGMVFGPLGDRVGRQKVLALTMIMMAAGTFAIGLIPSYATIGVWAPIMLLLARLVQGFSTGGEYAGASTFIAEYAPDKKRGFLGSWLEFGTLAGYIGGAGLVTLMTALLSSDDLLSWGWRIPFLIAGPMGLIGLYLRMKLEETPAFAAELEKAHKNEQTRAKVRLRDMVTGQWKALLLCMGLVLVFNVTDYMLLSYMPSYLTSELKYDETHGLLVILAVMALMMCVQPFAGALTDRVGRRPVIAAGCAGFFLLSVPALLLIREGSLWAIALGLGALGLLLVCFTASMPSTLPALFPTKVRYGSLSIGFNISVSIFGGTTPLVVTALIGATGDKMMPAYYMMAAAVIGGIAVWFMTESARAPLPGSPPAVETEREAMALRRTSSPSGD